A stretch of DNA from Solea solea chromosome 20, fSolSol10.1, whole genome shotgun sequence:
TCTAGAACAAAGgttctcatttatttttcccaGGCAAGATAAAAACTTAACTTTCCAGGGACCCCCTCATGTATTTCCCTTGAAATAATTTGACTATAAAGTCTTAGTTTAGAGTGTAATCTATGAAAAACGTCAGACAACTGTAATCTCAAGcataaaaaagtatttcatgATGATTTTATAACTGGTGAATTCTGAGTAATTACTAAAACACTGTGAATACCTAGCCACGAGTCAAATGGCCAAGTTATCGTACATTTGGCCTTTTTTTATCGTACATCTGGCAACACTGGTGGAGAGCCTATCTTGTTTTTCTTACCAGGAGTCTTTTATTCAGATTTGCCTTCCTCAGTGACGAGGTCACAGAATTGGCATCTTTCTCTGCTATCCATGCTTTGAACATCTTCACAGCAAACGATGCAGAGATCCCTGAGTAATGtccaagcaaaacaaaacacaacaaaaaaggatatatttatttattttaaactggtATAAATCTGTAAAGATGCAGAAGTGTTGAGTTTGTCGGCACCGGAACAGAAGAAAGTTTCTTGATGATTTCTGTTAGTCCCTGGTCTACTTACCTTTTCCCTCCCTTGTGTATCTGTCCATCAAGGTGTGTCCTGGTCCCCTAATTACCTGAGTCTTGTTCATTTCCACCTGCTTGTGTTTTAAGTCTCCCTTGCTCCGAGTGCTCAAGGCCAGTTTGTTTACTTCCACTATGTCCATTGGTCTTGCCTTTTGTCAGTTTGTCTCCAAGTTAACTGTTGTCAAATTGTCCAGTgccatttgtttgtctttgagcaggattcttttttgtttgatgtAGTGATCATTGTGAAAACAATCTggtcaaataaaaccaaaatgatctGGATTTTACTACTTGTAGATAGTGTTGTAGCACTCGAGATCGGTCTTGGTCTCGAGACCACTTGTCTCGGTCTGGGACAAAGCggactcaacttttattttaagaccggtcaagaccacaactgtggggatatcaatatattgcttcgggtacaaaccaataacttgactgatttatcatttgaaatttttgtcaccgttaacggctgtcactcctcccgccccctttcacatgccccccacaaaagtgcatgtgagtgacaggagaagaggccgtgagaagatgtcagccaactcatctataataaaatgtggttacctgaaccacaaagactttttgtgcataaatacctccaaaagaaaacacagcgcaacgtgtaaattctgcaaagcaACACTAACGGAGACGGCTGGGACCACgtccaacttttactgcctcggtcttggtcttgtctcggtctcgacccctcaaagtctaggtcttgtcttgtcttggtctcgatacactgtggtcttggtctccaCTTGGTCTTGACCACAACACTactgcaccctataactctttattgcaaggagcgatattgaccaaattcacagtatatgcacctggtttcctctactgctCATACTGAAAAGACAGAGAtcgtaagccctaacaatctaGAGTTATAGGGTGCACCCAGTAAAATCCGTAAAATCCAGTCCTCTAATAACGTCTTCGACAGCAAAGGTTGCGGCCTCTTGTGTACCTTCTTTGACCACATTTTCACTGAAGAGACTGGTGATGATGGGCGGCGGGAGCGCGTTGTTGGCCAGCAGAATACCGGTCAGGACGGCCAGCTTTGTCTGCTCCGACTCACTGAAGCCTTTCaggaagagcagcagctgcGCGACAACAGACGGCACACAGTGACGCTTCATGATACGACgggcatgaacacacacacacactaaacaaatttaaatataaagaaatacattatttacagtCAACAGAAATAACACACGTCATACTTGCAATGCAATTCTCGAGCACcacaatttgttgttgttgagcacATGTTCTAGTTGTATAGCTGAGAACATCGGTTTAACCACACCCACTtctttgtcttcatttgtttgtcttgaCTTTGGCTTGTTGGTTGAGTTTTGTGGCTCAAAAGACATTCTTGCACATTTTCTACAGCTTAATAGACATTGGTTAAATCTTTGATGTCTTATCTTTGTCTTATCTTTGTAATCTTTGGAAAACCATTTGTCTCATTTGCATCATTTGCCACAGTCTTGTAAAGAATCCtaacttttgttgttgcttttcagTGACCCACATTAAACTGAAGGCATTACCTTTTTGATTTCCTCCTCAAAGGCCTTCTCCAAATACTTGTATCGTCTGATGAGCTTATTGAAAACCTGTGATCACAAAGTAGACAAAGCTGAATATTTGATTTGAACAGAACCCCCTGCTGATTGGCAAACTCACCTGAGCATATCGTTGAAGAGCGACATGGCTTTCCTCTGTGGTGAACACACAGTACGCCGTCACCTTGGTCTTGTCACCTTCATCAATTCGTGTCCCTCCAGGAGCTGATGACGAGAACAAGTTAAACAAACAGGACATTTTAAGGTTGGactttattgtttgttattataAACAGATTATAAACAGTGGTGTCTCCACCTAATGGTCATTCAGCAGAAGGCAGGTTTCAAGCACTTCTGCATTAGTTTCAAACTTTTTACTCGCCCCAAACATCTCTTCTTGAATTTGTGACGTTTTCAGTGAGCGTCAATGCAGACAGGTACATTAACTCACCGAGCATGCTCCCTGCGATGAGGATGTCAAACAGAGTTTCAGCATAGCGCCTGTAGTCCAGTCGCGACCCTGTCGTATCTAGAAACTTGGCGACAGCATCCAGGTCTCCGCCGGCCTCATTAAGCCCTGCAACAATCGAGTCTCGAAACACTGCCGGCTCAAACTTCTCCTTCTCATCTAGGACACAGGATCACATGATCAGTGGaaaacttaaaaacagaaactttacattattgttttcattcattttaaactcTCTTATTAACAGTATGTGTCAGATTTGTTATACAACCATGTGCTGTGTGCGTTATAATCACCACGAGTATATTTAGACCTTTGTCCAACACAGAACAATGGAAACTAATCCAAGTTACTTAGACTTCTAATTATGTATTAATTCAATCTTTGTCACGACCCCTGGATTATCCAGCTTTATTCTGTTTTGGActttttgttgttctgttttttttagctctgattctgttttcctgttttattttgtacttctTTTCCTAGAGTGTCCTCATTTCATTTCCTGGGTTCTCTGATTGTCTGCCACACCCCAacgtgtctcacctgtgtctgattatCCCCAAGTGTATTTAGTCTCCATGCTCCTCAGTGTCTACGCTGTTTCATTTAGTTGGTGTCCCGTCACATTTCTCTCTGTTCGGTTGCTCTTTTCATTCGTTAGTTCTGTTCATTTTtgcaactgtgtttgtgtcctcactgacaatcatcatttttattaattttattctGGCAAACTTCCTATCtcactgcttttgttttaaGATTATTTGAATGGCGGTTGTTTTTGTACTAAATTACCGTAATTGTGCTTGTTGTGAAAAACTTTAAGTTACACCTTGTAGGATGGATGTAAGCACTGACAATGTGCgttttatgtaaaaacaaacaaaacacaacagaaagaaTAGCCTGTTAAcacatatttgatatttgaaaatgtataaaacaggggtctcaaactcaaatattccatacatgatcttaaaatttatatcatgatatttCATCCTGATTAATGCAAAAATGATATGATATGTGAACATATTTGAcagagtttcaaaataaaagtgtttgttttgataaagAATAATATATAGgtgcaaataataaaaaaatagtacagcaataactcattataacctAAATTTAAGTCgcataaaacatacaaacacagcacCAGAATGCTGTGTTTGGTACTCACCCCTTTTACGGGTCTTAAACCTCTGGCCTGTGAGCACTGGCTTCTGCTGCTTACCGGTATTCATACAAGTCCTGAAAGACACACTGTAATATACAGTTGCTGCACCACCATAGCAACAAACATAACGTTGACTTTTCGTGACACAAAAGGTCACAGTCGTGTCACTCTCGTGTCACGTGAGTATGTCATGTTAAGTGAGAGTGGCATTGAGTCTAAAAATGCTTTTAGCATGAGCTTAACCCTGACTGTGATGAAAGCCTGCAATAAAACATATATTAGATCAAAATCTACCaatatattttattgatttgattGGATTGGATCAGATTGatctaatatttaatataaaaggAATATGAAATATAGGCAGTGGCACACAATTATTAGGAATTAGAGGATTCGCGCAAACACAGTGAGTGTTTTTACAGAGTTGAGAGATAGTGCATAAAATAGTAAATTGTGACAGTTTTCTCCAGTGATTTAATGTTGGTGAGAGGCCGTGCAGTTACTTGATGGCTTAGTAACTTCACTAATGACAGAGATCattaggaaaaataaaaatgtactataATCATGTCAATGTCAATAAAGGTGACAATAAAAATTAATGTTATTAGCTGATTAATTCTTTTCGGCGCAGAAAGGTTGTTATAGTTATTGCTAGTTGGACATGCATCCACACAAATGtcttaaaagataaaaacaataatgaatcAGGCCAATATCGGTACGAGTAGACTCTCAGTTTTCAAACATGAAGAAGTGGAATTGAGCCATCTCGAGTTGTTCAACATCAAATTTCCTCCAGGTCTAATCCATGTGATgagaaaaggacaaaaacacacaggggaCAGGGACACCTGTGCACCTGTAAACCTCTAGCCTGAGGAAGCTTTACAATTATTAGCTTAAGAATTAAGTGCTATTGTTAGAGTGACTGAATTTGTAAAGCAAACACAAGGAATAGTAGATTAATTACTGTGATCAGTTGATATCTAACTGAAAATGACTTGAAGGTTGAGTGAATCCTTACCAGTGGTGAGGTTCTTGTGCTCCCTGGAAGTGAGTTGGACTGTGTTGAGTGTTCTGTCCTTCTGTTTACTAACCTTGTGCTCTGCTCTATATATAGTGGGCTCATCCCTGCATGTCAGTGTAAACCTGCCTCATACTCTCAGGCACAGGACATACGTGTCATATTACTCAGTGTACCTAACTCAATCtcaattcactcactcatttatgtGTATGAATGCATgcggtgtgagtgagtgagtgagtgcatacATCATGTAGAAAAACAGGCTCAATACAAACACTTAGAGAAGAGTCTGAAGAAACTTTCACTGAACCCTGTGAAGGCAGACAGGTCGCAGTTCAACTGACTGGGTCATGGATTATAACAGTTTGTAATCCACAGCATCAATCCCTGTTGTCTGGAGCTGGGtcagcacacatacacaaactaacacacacgcacacacacacacacacacacacacacacacttatgataatatatatatttatacagatatatatatatatatatatatatatatatatatatatatatatatatatatatgtgtgtatatactgtacatatatatgtatacatatatatatacatacatatattatcattacgtttcttttcttttttttctctaattcaTTCTCAATGAGGCTATGTTTGCAtaccaaaaaataataattatagaaaaaaatggttatataaaaaagtaaataaaccaGTGCTGCATTTCAACAAAACCTAACCCAAACCTCATCCTAAGCATACATGTCctcactttaaaatataattaatatgGGGACTCGCttttgtccccataaagaagacaagtccccataatgtgagtgtggaaTCACatttaggtcctcacaacatgggacacacaatcacacacacacaggttcacacagctATCATTTTAAGGACTTGCATGGTCTTCTattaatttggacagcctaacatTAATTATAACCAGTAAATGTCTAACTCTAACCTGAAGCTAACCAAATCTTAGCAGTTCTTCAGAAAAggtctgcctcattaggaccaggttctgaTCTCCATGaggtctactggtcctgacaaggtcagtgtttatgacagaaaaagtcCTGAAGAGataacaagaacacacacacgcacacacatacacccacgcacacaggtttgtgcagctattcttcctGGGACATTGTTAAACcactaaaaataattattacacGTAATTTTTCtgaactggattttttttttttgtgaacatgTTCATGATTTCATTTTGAGAACAAACCTTTATTTTAATCCGAAaaggacacttttttttattttaaatttgtgaaTATATGGCATCACTGGAAGAACACATACATGAAgacgtgtgttgtgtgtattgtTCTGGTGGAAGAAATCAGTTTTATAAAGACAGACCATGGTTCCTGGCAAAATAtattcactttgtgtttttaagttttgaACGTTTCATGAAAATCTGTTCACGGGTCCCTTCCACTCACCACCATCACCCCCCCGCCTGGTTGGCAGAGTGGTATGTTCCAAGAATGGCTCTGTTATGTGAACTGTGTTGTAATAAGGTGGtggtagttttgtgtagcatttGAAAGTGAGACCACCTGTGGACGGGAGGGGACAGCTGAGCAGCTACAGACAACAAAGTGGTCAcattcatcctcctcatcatcacagcagaagaagaatggCTGCGCCTCAGAAAGGAGATCTGTCAGAATCTGAGAGGAAAATCCTACAACTTATTGATGCTGGTAAGTTGATTTATGCGTCTTTGTCAACTTTGctgtaaaatattttaatttgtcagGTGCTTTAAATCTATTTTATACACTGCTGCAATCAATAAGATCATAAAAGGAGATGAGAGAGAAACcttttcttcatatttaaaatcaaattgCATAGTTTTTTGGACTCAGAAACTGCGGACgtattaaataaaagtttataattataataatttagttatttttgcTGCTCTAAAGTCCAAAATTGTCCGTCTTTACTAGTTTTGCAGTGGTGCGTTTGTTTTTGCAGGTGATGTAAAGGAAGTCGATCGGCTGCTGGCCAGCAACGCAGTCAGAGTCAACTGCTTGGACGAGGTATTCAAAATAGAAGACGCTCACTTGTTACGTTGGAGTGtgtagttattattataataattgtcTTCGTAGTTATTTTCTGTCTGAAGAGAATTAAGAATTAGCCTTGAggaataataattaaatgtttttatgttaaaaataaaataggcaTATCCAAAGGAACAGCAAAACAGTACAGGTCTTTTTTTTGACAACTcccagaaaaccttaaaattgAAGACACACTTAGATTTGAATAgagtttaacccttagaacacttttactatgttaaaacgtatatatatagaggtgataagaatgtgcaatatacagtatcttatatccttttttttcacagcacaaCCTACCCACAAACAAACTacgtgtacatttttttttttaaatttaagaatttgtgaaatttggaaataaaatagaagaaaaactgtcttattttgtgacaattattgctactcccaatttttaaaatacatatgcgttatataaataatcattattttgaCTCAataaacacataagaagacgaaaaaaaagcatttttgtaaagcctgaagaagtgacctataaacacacacataagagTCAATATAAGAGTTGCAAACACTGCACCACGcaagcactaagggttaaagagtGCGCTCCTACATTTACCTGGAAGCCCATGCTGAATGTCCTACTAGTTTACTagtttatgtaaaaatgacacaacCGTCATCATCCCAGCCCTATCTGCTCAGTGTTACATCACGGAGAACGTGTCACATATGTAACACATGTGCCCACAATTGTTATGGAGACATATGGAGATGACTGTTGAGAGGCTGCCGCAGCCCTTGACAGTGTTTGGTGAGAGTGTCCACGCCACTACAATTAGCTCACAAACTCCTTCAGAGTGCCAGCCTGTCACAATCAGGTGCAGTGACCAAGCTTTTTTGCATCActgcccgcacacacacacagacagacaggtagacaGACAGGTACATCAGAGATCTAAACAGAGAAGGTTATCACCCTAGGAGAGTGTTCTCTTTAAATGCAAATTGTCCAaagaaaaaatctgacaaaaagttTATGAAAAGCCTGGTAAActttcagttgttgttgtttggtgttttgtCCGTCGTGTCGCCCACTTTGAGACCTGTGTTGTCAGCGGAGTTTAGTCTGACagaccaaggttattatagtcaACGAAAACTGACAAGATaacgaaaactaaaattgaaaaacaaacattctcaTTAACtgcaataaaaccaaaaactagAGTTTATTAAGCTAAccaaaatgtgcttagttttcgtctttgtaaattCATATtatacataatccttttggaTTCATGTgaagtggatttattttttctttgtcagcAATTTAGAACGGTTGTATTTGAGATagccttttcattcattcataatacaACGTTTTTAACTTGTTAATTCGTTGTGAAAGTTAATCGAAGTGAATCTTATTATGACCTTTATGCATCTTGCACTTGACTTCATACTCCATATTAAAAAACTCAAATTAACActgaaactaataaaaactaactaaaataGGATTTACAAAAGATAAAAACTAGAAAATCCTGCCcttaaaaactaataaaaactaactcattttaaaaacaaaaagtctaaactaaataaaaacaacaactaatgaaaaatccaaaactattataaccttggtcaCTTACACCGTGGAGTAAATGCAGCCTTCATGTTTTTACTTATACAGTAAGTTAAGAAAATACCTACTACCTACTCCTGTTGTTGTGCTCTGGTTTATTTCCCTGAAGTACGGCATGACTGCACTGATGCATGCAGCGTACAAGGGCAAAGAGGACATGTGTCGTTTGCTGCTGCAGCACGGCGCCGACGTGAACTGTAACCAGCACGAGTATGGATACACTGCTCTCATGTTCGCTGGCCTGTCAggtacaactgtgtgtgtgtgtgtgtcagttttagTTGAAAACAAGCTTTggtataatataatgtaatactgtaataaacTGCATCCTCCTCCAGGGAAAACTACCATCACCTCTATGATGCTGGAagcaggagcagagacagacGCAGTGAATTCCGTGGGTCGCACCGCAGCTCAGATGGCAGCGTTTGTGGGTGAGATAATGACTGTACTGACAGTTGTGTTACTAATGATGAGAATGGGAAGGACTCCTCCACTCGCACTTTTCCTTTCCCATGCACATAaaggaactacagtggccttcacatcacattttaggattgattttaaaaatgttattttggtCCTTTGGCACCAGCTGACATCttggaacttcttcttcttcacgctCCATCCTGAGTTCTGCGGTCAAACTACAGGCTGCTTTTAGATTTTAGTGCCAAAATCCTGACAAAGAACCGGGGCGATTGGGGAAACACATGAGGgagtgtctttgtctttgtatcTTGTAAACAGTAGTGACACCTGTGTGTTCTGTTTCTAGGCCAGCACGACTGCGTGACAGTGATCAACAACTTCTTCCCTCGGTCTCGACTGGAGTTTTACACCAAGCCACAGGGGCAGGAGAAGGAGCCCCTGCTGCCGCCAGTACTGGCAGAACCACTGCACAAGATCATCATGACCGCCAACCTCAACCCGGTCAAGGTGAGGCTtgtcaaaaaaaggtgaaacTATTTCAGGAGAATGTGTAACTCATACAGGAAGGCCCCGGTGGAGCGCAGGTGCGTAGAGCCTCAGAAAGAACCTCAGAAACCTTCTGCCTGCATACATTCTGTCTAAGCAGCTCTCCACTCTGTCAGATAGTCATGCTGGTGAAGGAGAACCCCGTGCTGGTGGACATGGCCGCTCTGGAGAAGTGCTACCAGGTCATGAACCTGCTGTGTGAGCAGTGCGTGAAGCAGCAGGACATGAACGAGGTGCTGGCCATGAAGATGCACTACATCAGCTGTGTTCTGCAGAAGTGCCTGGCGTTTCTACAGAAACGGGACGACAAGCTTGACGCACTTGTCAAGAGGTGAGGATTAAACAGTGACGTCAGACAGTGTTTTAACTCATGTAGGCTTTGCAAACCTATGGAAGGGGGTGTCCAGTGTGAGAAGAACCTTCAATTATAATCATATAAGTGAAGGTTTTACTTGTGTTGACCTatactatctatctatataaCCGCAAAGGTCCAAGTGCCACCAAATTTAGAGCAGAAACCTCTTGGGAACCtgaatttgacaaaacaaagcaaaacctATGGAGGGTCCAAAATGGAATTATAGTATGAGTTGTAAATAATATCAACATTTTGCCACTTCCAGCTTCAAACTatgtttaaaaaagtgtttttccacatttagaccaatatttgttaacttatccatatattaaatattacaccTAACTATgaaatttaaatctaaatgttaaatctaaataaatctttatatttaaatgtaatatttatatttaacatttagaatgttgatgttattttcagcttgaGCCACTTTACAAACGGCCCCTCATACCCTTGGTTTGAGTTTCATGTCTGGATAAATGGAAAGATTTGAGTCAAATCTAAAACAAATTCAACACTATGCTGTGGTTACCCATAATCTGGATTAtctagaagaagaagaagaagtaaataCATGTAATCATAGACATAGCCTCAGTGACAATCCACTGTGTAAATCTATTCTTCATGTTGTCCTCGTCCTGCTTTAATGTCCCAGTCTgttgagaggcagagagagcgaCGGCTTCCCACAGTACCAGGAGAAGTTCATTCGGGACTGTATCAAGAAGTTTCCTTACTGCGAGGCCACTCTCCTTCAGCAGCTGGTGAGGAGCATTACACCGGTAGAGATTGTAAGTGAAGATGTCGGTGTAGATTCTCATTCCACCAGGTCGTAGTTCTCTCCCAAGTGTCATTGGCTCAGTAGGGTTAGGGAGTAGAGTTCTTGAAAAGAAGGAAAACCAGTAGTTCAGTTGAATCAAGAGTttgaaacaaaaatacagtatgtgaattTTTATAATGAATGAACTGTCTGGCagggacattttggacaacttcaGTCTCCACAAAAaaggaaccaatcacaaaccccCGACTTGACGAATGTATACTATCCTACATAGCGGCCacagaagagcagctgtctttcgatttggctgttgcttccaCACATTTTGTCCGTCGCTCTGCATACGTCATCCAGATCATTAGATCTGGCAAGATCTGGTTGGTTGTAGGTCTGTCCAGTTTGCGCTCAGAGACATTTTCATCTACGCCCGTTTGTTTGCGCCTCTTGAAAGTGAGAGACAACGTCCTTtccagactgcatctcaatctcTGGCAGATATGGCTAAAGCAGGAGGCTGAATAGGCTTCTACCTCCATGACTTCATCTCCAaatatatctacatctgctctTACATGAGTAAGCaaaatattggtatcggccgttGGCCAAAGCCAACCAATCCCAAAAGATCCGCAATAAGTCCAATACCCTGCATCCCTGTTACTGAGTAATTGTTTTTCTTGAGTCGATATAACTTCAAATAAACCACTGTGTCTTGTTTCTAGGGCAACAACCCAACGGCATACTCAGTGCTGACCCAGGCCCTCACAGGTCAGATGGCGTTTGTAGATGCTGACTATTGTGTCACATGTGGTGAGAGGGGAGCGGACAAGAGGTGCTCCCTTTGTAAAGCAGTAAGTCCCAGTCACGTTGTCCTGTAGCCCTTATCTCTGCCACGAG
This window harbors:
- the bzw2 gene encoding eIF5-mimic protein 1 gives rise to the protein MNTGKQQKPVLTGQRFKTRKRDEKEKFEPAVFRDSIVAGLNEAGGDLDAVAKFLDTTGSRLDYRRYAETLFDILIAGSMLAPGGTRIDEGDKTKVTAYCVFTTEESHVALQRYAQVFNKLIRRYKYLEKAFEEEIKKLLLFLKGFSESEQTKLAVLTGILLANNALPPPIITSLFSENVVKEGISASFAVKMFKAWIAEKDANSVTSSLRKANLNKRLLELFPANKQNVEHFSKYFNDAGLKELSDFLHVQQSLGTRKELQRELQERLSQQCPIKEIVLYVKEEMKRNQLQEHAVIGLLWTCLMNAVEWNKKEELVTEQALKHLKHYAPLLAVFSTQGQSELVLLLKIQDFCYDNIQFMKSFCKIVVLFYKADVLSEEAILKWYKDGHAAKGKSVFLEQMKKFVEWLQNAEEESDSGEEVD
- the LOC131447491 gene encoding ankyrin repeat and MYND domain-containing protein 2-like isoform X1, with the translated sequence MAAPQKGDLSESERKILQLIDAGDVKEVDRLLASNAVRVNCLDEYGMTALMHAAYKGKEDMCRLLLQHGADVNCNQHEYGYTALMFAGLSGKTTITSMMLEAGAETDAVNSVGRTAAQMAAFVGQHDCVTVINNFFPRSRLEFYTKPQGQEKEPLLPPVLAEPLHKIIMTANLNPVKIVMLVKENPVLVDMAALEKCYQVMNLLCEQCVKQQDMNEVLAMKMHYISCVLQKCLAFLQKRDDKLDALVKSLLRGRESDGFPQYQEKFIRDCIKKFPYCEATLLQQLVRSITPVEIGNNPTAYSVLTQALTGQMAFVDADYCVTCGERGADKRCSLCKAVTYCSLNCQKLHWFTHKKMCRSLREQDADLDKDTPRLKELKDDESDLVMETANFLQELVLRAEEKVAAAAGGCPAEMLACPSTSTEGQSFTRD
- the LOC131447491 gene encoding ankyrin repeat and MYND domain-containing protein 2-like isoform X2 codes for the protein MAAPQKGDLSESERKILQLIDAGDVKEVDRLLASNAVRVNCLDEYGMTALMHAAYKGKEDMCRLLLQHGADVNCNQHEYGYTALMFAGLSGKTTITSMMLEAGAETDAVNSVGRTAAQMAAFVGQHDCVTVINNFFPRSRLEFYTKPQGQEKEPLLPPVLAEPLHKIIMTANLNPVKIVMLVKENPVLVDMAALEKCYQVMNLLCEQCVKQQDMNEVLAMKMHYISCVLQKCLAFLQKRDDKLDALVKSLLRGRESDGFPQYQEKFIRDCIKKFPYCEATLLQQLGNNPTAYSVLTQALTGQMAFVDADYCVTCGERGADKRCSLCKAVTYCSLNCQKLHWFTHKKMCRSLREQDADLDKDTPRLKELKDDESDLVMETANFLQELVLRAEEKVAAAAGGCPAEMLACPSTSTEGQSFTRD